The Streptomyces sp. NBC_01463 DNA window GCCGAAATTCCTCGCCCACCGACTCACCGCACTGCTCCCGGCAGCCCTCCCGGCGGCTGGGCGGTCACCGCTCTACGACCCGCTGCAGAACTGCGACGGCTGCGACCGCGCGTTCAGAGCACCCGCACCGGGGAACTGTGCCGAGTGCAACTGGGAGCTGTCCGCTACGGCGTAGTCGCCGCGCCCGGCGATCGCAGCCGACCGTGCGTGCAGGGATCGCAGCAGGCTCGGACTCCACCCCGGCCATGAGCAATTCAATGAAAGCCATGCGTCCGGAGCGGGGGACGAGAACAATCACGCCGCATGAGCATCGACTACCGCAAGCGGCCCAAAGCGCCGACAGCCGCCGTCGGCCTGGAGCACGTCGCAGGAAGCGCCCCCGGCCTCGTCAGCCTCTACAAGACCGCCGCCGTCTCGCTGGCGAAACACCGGGTCAGCGGGGAACGTGCCGCCGTCTATCTCGTGCTTGACCGCTCCGGGAGCATGCGTCCGTACTACCGAGACGGCTCGGTGCAGCACCTCGCTGAACAGACCCTCGCTCTGGCCGCCCACCTCGACGACGACGGCGTGGTGCCCGTCGTCTTCTTCTCCACCGATATCGACGGAACCGCCGAGATCAGCCTCGACGCCTACCGCGACCGCATAAACCCTCTGCACGAATCCATGGGGCACATGGGGCGTACCAACTACCACGTGGCCATGCAGGCTGTCATCGATCACCACACATCCTGCGGCGCGACCGCCCCGGCACTCGTCGTCTTCCAGACCGACGGCTCCCCCACCTCCAAGGCCGCGGCCGAGCACGTCCTGTGCACGGCGGCGAAACTGCCGATCTTCTGGCAGTTCATCGGTTTCGGCTATGACGACTTCCGGTTTCTCCGGAAGCTGGACGAGCTTCCCGTACCCGGAAGGCGCATCATCGACAACGCGGGGTTCTTCGCCGCCGGCCCGTCTCCTAAGCATCTGGACGACGCGGATCTGTACAACCAGCTGCTTCAGGAATTCCCTCAATGGCTGGCCGCCGCACGCAGGGCGGGCATAGTCCGCAGCTGAAACGCGGCTGCCGGTGCGTCGGGCGCACCGCACCCACTCCGTGTTGCATGACCATGCGGGATGATGCATAATCTTCCTATGTCTAAGGTCCTCACCTCCCTGCCCGCCGGCGAGCGCGTCGGCATCGCCTTCTCGGGCGGCCTCGACACCTCGGTCGCGGTCGCGTGGATGCGCGACAAGGGCGCTGTCCCGTGCACCTACACAGCCGACATCGGTCAGTACGACGAGCCGGACATCGCCTCCGTGCCCGGCCGTGCCAAGGCCTACGGCGCCGAGCTGGCGCGGCTGGTCGACTGCCGTGCGGCGCTCGTCGAGGAGGGGCTGGCGGCGCTCACCTGCGGGGCGTTCCACATCCGCTCGGGCGGGCGGGCGTACTTCAACACCACGCCGCTCGGCCGCGCCGTCACCGGCACGCTCCTGGTGCGGGCGATGCTCGAGGACGACGTACAGATCTGGGGCGACGGCTCCACGTACAAGGGCAACGACATCGAGCGGTTCTACCGCTACGGTCTCCTCGCCAACCCGCACCTGCGGATCTACAAGCCCTGGCTGGACGCGGACTTCGTGACGGAGCTCGGCGGCCGCAAGGAGATGTCGGAGTGGCTGGTCGCCCATGACCTGCCCTACCGCGACAGCACGGAGAAGGCGTACTCCACCGACGCCAACATCTGGGGCGCCACCCACGAGGCGAAGACCCTGGAGCACCTGAACACCGGTGTGGAGACCGTCGACCCGATCATGGGTGTGAAGTTCTGGGACCCGTCGGTCGAGATCGAGACCGAGGACGTCACGATCGGCTTCGACCAGGGCCGCCCGGTCACCATCAACGGCGAGAAGTTCGACTCCGCCGTCGACCTGGTGATGAAGGCGAACACCATCGGTGGCCGCCACGGCATGGGCATGTCGGACCAGATCGAGAACCGGATCATCGAGGCCAAGAGCCGCGGCATCTACGAGGCCCCGGGCATGGCCCTGCTGCACGCCGCGTACGAGCGCCTGGTCAACGCGATCCATAACGAGGACACCCTCGCCCAGTACCACAACGAGGGCCGGCGGCTCGGCCGCCTCATGTACGAGGGCCGCTGGCTGGACCCGCAGGCGCTCATGGTGCGTGAGTCGATCCAGCGCTGGGTCGGCACCGCCGTCACCGGCGAGGTGACCCTGCGGCTGCGGCGCGGCGAGGACTACTCGATCCTCGACACGACGGGCCCGGCGTTCAGCTACCACCCGGACAAGCTGTCCATGGAGCGCACCGAGGACTCCGCGTTCGGCCCGGTCGACCGGATCGGCCAGCTCACGATGCGGAACCTCGACATCGCCGACTCCCGCGCCAAGCTGGAGCAGTACGCGGGCCTCGGCCTGATCGGCACCGCCAACCCGGCCATCGGCGCGGCCCAGGCCGCCGCGACCGGCCTGATCGGCTCCCTGCCCGAGGGCGGCGCCCAGGCCATCGCCTCCCGGGGCGAGGTCTCCGAGGCCGACGAGATGCTGGACCGCGCGGCGATGGAGTCCGGTACGGACTAGTACGACGCGAGAGAGGCCGGCCCGGCGCGCTGTGCGCCGGGCCGGCCTCTTTCCGTTGTGCGCTACCGCTGCCGGCTCAGCGCACGTCGACGTAGTCGGCGGTTGAGGTGGCGCCGCCCGTGGTGTCCCAGCCTCCGAAGCTCCAGCGCCAGTAGCCGTCGGCGGACGCCTTGACGGTCGTCCTCAGCGCCCCCGTGGAGCTCGACCGCACCGACTTCACCGTGGTGTAGACCGAGCTGCCCTTCTTGCAGAACTGCAGCCTGGCCAGACCCGCGGCGACACCGGTGTACTTGTGCTTCACCCAGTCGGCACGCGTGAGGCCGCCGGTCACGGTGAGCGTCTTCCCCCTGGTCACCGGCTCCGGCGAGGCGTTGACCGTCGCCCTGGCCCAGCGCTTGATCTGGACACGCCCCGACGTCGCCGTGAACTCCTCGGCCTTGAGCCCGCCGCTGGTCTTCCAGAGCCTCGCCACGACGGCGACCTTCCAGGTCGTCGCGTCGTTGTTCGAGTCCACGCGGTAGTACGGATCGATGCGCAGGGTGCCCTCGCAGTCCGCGATCCGGGAGCTCGTCTCGTAACAGGTGTAGATGCCCATGTGGAGACCGCCGGAGTCCGCGCCCGCCTTGGGGGTGGTGTCGTGGTACAGGAACGGTTCCGCGGTGTACCCGGAGGAATGCGCGGTGCTGTATCCGGACGGAAGGGTGATCCGGAAGGTGACCGGTGGTTCCTGCACGTCGTGCGTTCCCACCACGACGGGCCTGCCGCCGTTCACGACGATCCGCGACACCGTGATCCCGGTGTCGGCGGCCTGCGCCGTCGGCGCCGTGATCGGCACGAGGGCGAGTGCCCCCGCGACGGCGACCACGGCGCCGGTTCTGCCTGCTGTTCTCATGCGCACCTCGTTGCTGCGTAAGAAAGGAGGGATCCGCCGTCCCTGACCGTCACCGGCCGATCGGCGGGGCGGCAGAGTACCAACGGCCCGGCCCGGCACCCCGCGCGGGGTGATCATGGACGCCGTCACACGTGACCGAGCCCACCCCCCACTCCGTTCGAACATCCGTCGAACTCCCGCAACAATGAACCCGTGATCACTTCGCCGACACGGAGCACGAGCCGACGCGCCGAGCCCGCCGCGACGCCGTACGTCGACCTCTCCCGGGCGGAGTGGAGCGCACTGCGCGACAAGACGCCGCTGCCGCTGACCGCCGACGAGGTGGAGCGGCTGCGCGGGCTCGGGGACGTCATCGACCTCGACGAGGTGCGGGACGTCTACCTGCCGCTCTCGCGCCTCCTCAATCTGTACGTCCAGGCCACGTCCGGACTGCGCGGCGCCCTGAACACCTTCCTCGGGGACGCGGGCAACGGGCACGGGGCGCAGCGCGGGACCCCGTTCGTCATAGGGGTCGCGGGCAGTGTCGCGGTGGGGAAGTCCACCAGTGCCCGAATCCTCCAGGCGCTGCTGGCCCGCTGGCCGGAGCACCCGCGGGTGGAGCTGGTGACCACGGACGGGTTCCTGCTGCCGATGAAGGAGCTCCACGCGCGCGGGCTGATGTCGCGCAAGGGCTTCCCCGAGTCGTACGACCGGCGCGCCCTGACCCGCTTCGTCGCCGACATCAAAGCGGGCAAGGACGAGGTGACGGCCCCCGTCTACTCGCACCTGATCTACGACATCGTGCCCGGTGAGCGGCTCACCGTACGGCGGCCCGACATCCTCATCGTCGAGGGGCTGAACGTGCTGCAGCCCGCGCTGCCCGGCAAGGACGGCCGCACCCGGGTCGGGCTCGCCGACTACTTCGACTTCAGCGTGTACGTGGACGCGCGGCCCGAGGACATCGAGACCTGGTACCTCAACCGCTTCCGCAAGCTGCGCGCCACGGCGTTCCAGGACCCGTCCTCGTACTTCCGCAAGTACACGCAGGTCTCCGAGGCGGAGGCGATGGAGTACGCGGCGACGATGTGGCGGACCATCAACAAGCCCAATCTGGTGGAGAACGTCGCGCCGACGCGGGGCCGTGCCACGCTGGTCCTGCGCAAGGGGCCGGACCACAAGGTCCAGCGGCTGTCACTGCGCAAGCTCTGACTCCGGAAAGGGTGCACCGTGCTGCATCTGCGCCTGATCGTCCCCGCCGACCGTACGGACGAGGTGGTGGGCCTCCTGGAGCGTACGGTCGGCACCGCCCACCTCGCGGTACTGCCGGGGGTCGCGCGCGACCCGGTGGGCGACGTGGTGCTGTGCGACGTGGCGCGTGAGGCCGGCGACGAGCTGATCGGGGCGCTGCGGCGGCTCGGGGTCGACGAGTACGGCTCGATCACCGTCGAGAACATGGATCTGACGCTCTCCGCGAGGGCCGACCGGGCCGAGGAGGACGCGCCGGGCGAGGGCTCGGACGCGGTGCTGTGGGAGGAGCTGACGGACGCCACCCACGAGGAGTCGACGTTCAGCGTCACCTACGTGGCGTTCCTGTCGGTGGCGACGATGCTCGCGGCCTGCGGTGTGATGCTCGACAACGCGATCCTGATCGTGGGCGCGATGGCGGTGGGCCCGGAGTTCGGGCCGCTGGCCGGGATCTCCACGGCCCTGGTGCAGCGCGCCCCGCGGCTGGCGGCGCGGTCGCTGTGGGCGCTGGTCGGCGGGTTCGCCGCGGCCATGGTGCTGACCGCCGGCTTCGCCTGGCTGATGGACGTCTTCGGGCTGTTCTCCCCCTCGATGATCGAGGCGCCCCGGCCCAACACGGCGTTCATCTGGCAGCCGGACTGGATGTCGTTCGTGGTGGCGTTCCTCGCGGGCATCGCCGGGACGCTCTCGCTGACCTCGGCGAAGTCCGGGGCGCTGATCGGTGTCGCGATCTCCGTGACGACCGTGCCCGCCGCGGCCAACGCCGCGGTGGCGTTCAGCTACAGCGACTACAGCCAGATGACGGGCTCCACCCAGCAACTCCTCGCCAACCTGGGCGGCATCGTGGTCGCGGGGACGCTGACGCTGCTGGTCCAGCGGGCACTGTGGAACGCGATGCGCCGCCGCGCGACCGGGAACGGTGGCCGGCAGGTGACCGGCCACAGCTGACCGGCCGCACGACCGAAAGAACGCGTCACGGACCGGCAAGGTGGCGCACTCCGGGACTGCCGAACACTCCCCCTGCGCCAACAGCCCGGCCGGTGACACGATTCCGGGCATGGCCGATGCCCCGGAAGTACTCTGCCGCCCCGTCAGGAGGCGCGCCCTGTGGTGGTTCGCCGCGTTCGGCGCGGCCGGCTCGGGTCTGGCCGCGGTGGGCGCCCGGTACGGGCGCGGGCCCCTGGCCGTGTGGATCACCGTGGGCCTGTCGCTCGCGCTCCTGTCCGTCCTCTGCGCGTACGCGGCCACCTCCCGGGTCGGCGCGGACGAGTACGGCGTGCACTCCCGGACGCTGCTGCGCCGGCGCGACATGGCCTGGCCCGACATCGCCGACCTGCGCACGTACCTCCAGTACGGGCGGAACCAGGAGATCCGCCGGGTCAGTGTGCTGCTGCGCGACGGCCACACGCGGCGGCTGCCGCTGCCGATGAGCGGGACGTCCGGGGACCGCGCGGAGTTCGACGCGAAGCTGGCCGCGCTCCGCGCGCTGCACCGCCGCCACGGAGACCCCGAGTCGGACCACGTGCCCGTCATCACCGGCCGGGCCGCCGGGCACAGCACGGCCGTGCTGTGGCTCGTGTGCGTGCTGCTGCTCGCGGGCGCGGGCCTGGCCGCGTCGTTCGTCCCGTCCGTCGGGGCGGAGAAGCGGGCGTGGACGGCCGCCGTCCCCTGCACCGCCGCCACGCCCGCCACGGAGCGGGGCGAGTGCCTGAGCACCCAGCACGCCGTGATCGCACGGACGAAGATCAGCCGGGGAAACCAGCGCAGCTGGCTGTACTTCGCCGACGGCCGGCCGCTGGAACGGCTCGGGGTCTCCCAGGACGGCGCCGCGGGGTTCCACCCCGGTGACCGCGTCGAACTGACCGTCTGGCGGCACCGGGTGCGGGCGGTCGCCACCAACGACCACGTGTGGCGCGATCACTTCACCGGCGCCGGGGACGTGGCCGTCGTCGCGGCCGGATGCGCCCTCGCCGCGGGCTACCCCGGCGCCCGGCTGCTGCTGCGCCGCCGCGGGCGACGGCTGCCGGACGACGACGTCCTGCCCTCGGCCCTGCCGTTCGCGGCCGCGCTCGTGGGTACGGCCCTGTGGCTGATGCCGCTCTGCTATCTCCGGCCCACGGAACCGCTCGACTCGCCCGTGACCCTCACCTGGGCCGCCGCGGGCACGGCGGTCAGCCTGGGGATGTTCACTGCGGCCTGGCGCGCCACCCGCATCCGTACACCAGGCGACACCCCGCCCACCACCACTCTGGAACAGGCGGACCACTTCCTGGCCGCCCGCTTCCTCGATCACACCGACTACAACCCGCACGGCTTCGGCACCCACATCGTCCTCGGCGACGGCCCGCCCGCGGTGACGCCCCACCCCGGCCCGGGCAGGTTCGCGGCCCGGCGGATCCCCGCGGAGCGGCTCACCGTCACCCGAGTACGGCGGGCCAGGGGCAGCGACGGCGACAGCGTCCCGAGGGGCTGGCACATCGCCGAGCTGGACGACGCGGGCGAGCCGGTCCGCCTCGCGGCGGCGCCGGAGGACCTGACCCGCATCATCGACGCGCTGGGCTGCGTCCGCCCGGCACCGGACGCGGAAAGGGCCCGGCCGTGAGGCCGGGCCCTTTCCGGGAAGCGGGGGCGGATCAGCCCAGCGCGGACTTCACCACATCGGCCAGCCGGCCGGCCACGGCACGCGCCTGCTCGATGTCGGCCGCCTCGACCATCACCCGTACCAGCGGCTCCGTGCCCGACTGGCGCAGCAGTACGCGGCCGGTGGCACCCAGCTCGCGCTCGGCCTCGGCGACGGCCGTGGCCAGCTCGGGGGAGGTGCTCACGCGGGACTTGTCGACGTCCGGGACGTTGACGAGCACCTGGGGCAGGCGCTCCATCACCCCGGCCAGCTCGGCGAGCGAACGGCCGGTCGCGGCGACCCGGGCCGCCAGCATCAGGCCGGTCAGCGTGCCGTCGCCGGTCGTGGCGTGGTCCAGCACGATGACGTGACCGGACTGCTCGCCGCCCAGGGCGTAGCCCTCGGCCTTCATCGACTCCAGGACGTAGCGGTCGCCGACCGCGGTCTGGACGAGCTGGATGCCCTCGCGCTCCATGGCGATCTTGAAGCCGAGGTTCGACATCACGGTGCCGACCACGGTGTCCTTGCGCAGCTGTCCGGCCTCGCGCATGGCGAGGGCGAGCACGGCCAGGATCTGGTCGCCGTCGATCTCCTCGCCCGCCGCGTCCACGGCCAGGCAGCGGTCGGCGTCACCGTCGTGCGCGATGCCGAGGTCGGCCCCGTGCTCGACGACGGCGGCGCGGAGCAGCCCCAGGTGCGTGGAGCCGCAGCCGTCGTTGATGTTGAGGCCGTCCGGCTCGGCGCCGATCGTGACGACCTCGGCGCCGGCCCGTGCGAACGCCTCGGGCGAGACGTGGGCGGCGGCGCCGTGCGCCTCGTCCAGGACGACCTTCAGGCCGTCGAGGCGGTTGGGCAGTACGCCGATGAGGTGAGCGACGTACCGGTCGAAGCCCTCGGCGTAGTCGCTGATCCGGCCCACACCCGCGCCCGTGGGACGGGCCCACGGCTCACCGGTGCGGTGCTGCTCGTAGACCGTCTCGATGCGGTCCTCCAGCTCGTCGGCGAGCTTGTGGCCGCCGCGGGCGAAGAACTTGACACCGTTGTCCGGCATGGCGTTGTGGCTGGCGGAGAGCATCACCCCGATGTCGGCGCCCAGGACGCCGGTGAGGTACGCCACGGCCGGCGTCGGCAGCACGCCGACGCGCAGGACGTCGACGCCCGCGCTGGCGAGGCCGGCCACCACGGCGGCCTCCAGGAACTCTCCGGAGGCGCGGGGGTCGCGGCCGACCACGGCCGTCGGCCGATGGCCCTCGAAGGTGCCTGCCTCGGCCAGTACGTGCGCCGCCGCGACCGACAGGCCGAGCGCGAGCTCGGCCGTCAGGTCCGCATTGGCGACACCGCGCACGCCGTCCGTGCCGAAGAGTCGTCCCACTGGTGTCCTCCGAAGGTGCTCCGAAACGCAAAAATTCAGACTAAGTAACCAACAAGCCTATGAACGCCTTATGCCGTTATATGCCCGAGGCTCTCAATAAACGAACGCCCCGGCAGCACGAGGAGTGCCGCCGGGGCGAACGTGTAACGCGGATGAGCAGGCGGTTTAGCGCTTGCTGTACTGCGGGGCCTTACGGGCCTTCTTGAGACCGGCCTTCTTGCGCTCGACCGCACGGTCGTCGCGGGAGAGGAAGCCGGCCTTCTTCAGCGTGGCGCGGTTGTTGTCCACGTCCGCCTCGTTCAGCGAGCGGGCCACACCGAGACGCAGCGCGCCGGCCTGACCGGAGACACCGCCACCCGAGATGCGGGCCACGACGTCGTAGCGACCGTCGAGCTCGAGAACCTTGAAGGGCTCGTTGACTTCCTGCTGGTGCACCTTGTTGGGGAAGTAGTCCTCAAGGGTGCGACCGTTGATCTTCCACTTGCCGGTGCCCGGGATGATCCGGACGCGGGCAATGGCGTTCTTGCGACGGCCAAGGCCGGCCGCGGGCTGCGGGTCGCCGAAGCGGCCCGCGAGCGACTCGGAGGTGTACTCACCCTCGACGGGGACCTCCGACTCGAAGGTGGTCACCTCGGCGAAGGTCTCTTCGCCCTCGGTGACGGGGGTCTCTGCAGTGGTCTCGGCCACGATTCTCCTCAGATCTTTCTTTACGTCTTTGGGGGGAGGCCGGAACTACTGCGCGACCTGGGTGATCTCGTACGGGACCGGCTGCTGCGCAGCGTGCGGGTGCTGGTCGCCCGCGTAGACCTTCAGCTTCGAGATCATCTGGCGGCCCAGGGTGTTCTTGGGGATCATGCCCTTGATGGCCTTCTCGACGGCCTTCTCGGGGTTCTTCGCGAGGAGCTCGTCGTAACGAACGGAGCGGAGACCACCCGGGAACCCGGAGTGGCGGTACGCCATCTTCTGGGTCTTCTTGTTGCCCGACAGGTGAACCTTGTCGGCGTTGATGATGATGACGAAGTCGCCCATGTCCATGTGGGGGGCGTAGATCGCCTTGTGCTTGCCTCGGAGGAGGTTCGCAGCCGTGGTGGCCAGACGGCCCAGGACGATGTCCTCGGCGTCAATGATGTGCCACTGGCGAGTGACATCGCCGGGCTTGGGGCTGTACGTACGCACTTCGTAGCCTTCGCTTCTTCAGTGGATGGGGTCCAGACACACGGCACCTCTGAAGCGATATGCAGCTGGGGCTCACAGTGCCGGGGACGCTGCCCGTATGCGAACCACTGGTAACTGCTCCAGGGAACCTACGTAAGGGCCCTTCGCGTGAGAACGACGAAGCCAATACGTATAACAATCCCCGACAGTACCCGCCTGCCCCCGGACGGGTCAAAACGGGTCGCCCCGGTCCGGGTGGCGGGGTTCCGTCCTCAATCGCCGGACGGGCTTGGTGTGTGCGGGTTCCCCGCGACCCGGGGGCGCCTGCCCCGGTGGGTGGGGGTCCGGTGCCCCTCCGGGGCGTCTCCTCAGACGACGAACGTTTCCAGTCCCACGCAGCGGGAGCCCGGTATGTGTTCGTCGTCCTGCGGGGACTCCCCTGCACGGCCCCGGACCCGGCCGCCGAGCGTCTGCGGCGTTCGTACCGCCGGTGTTCAGACGCACGCGAGAGTGGGTGGGGGCGTGCAGGGGCGTCCCCGCAGAAAAATGGCGTACTACCCGGCCCCCGCAACGTCTCGGGTGGCCACGCCAGTTTTTGAGGAGACGCCCCGGAGGGCCCCCACCCCCACCCACCGGACAGAGGCGAACCCCCAAGCAGCGGAGCTACCGCGCCCGCGCGACCCGTCGCTCGTCCCACACCGGCTCCGTCGACTCCCGGACGACACCGTCCGACCCGAAGACCAGGTACCGGTCGAAGGACTTCGCGAACCAGCGGTCGTGGGTGACGGCCATCACCGTGCCGTCGTAGACCTCCAGCCCGTCCTGGAGCGCCTCGGCCGACTCCAGGTCAAGGTTGTCGGTCGGCTCGTCCAGCAGCAGCGCGGTCGTGCCGGCCAGTTCCAGGAGGAGGATCTGGAAGCGGGCCTGCTGTCCGCCGGACAGCTTCTCGAACGGCTGGTCCCCCTGCCGCTCCAGCTCGTACCGCCGCAGCACGGACATCGCCCCGCCCCGGTCCTTGGCGTGCTCCGTCCACAGGATCTCGACGAGCGTCTTGCCGAGGAGCTCCGGATGGGCGTGGGTCTGCGCGAAGTGCCCGGGCACCACCCTCGCCCCGAGCTTCCACTCCCCCGTGTGCGCGACCGGCTCGCCCGCCAGCAGCCGCAGGAAGTGCGACTTGCCCGACCCGTTGGACCCGAGGACGGCGACCCGCTCCCCGTAGTAGATCTCCAGGTCGAACGGTTTCATCAGCCCGGTGAGCTCCAGGTTCGTGCAGGTCACGGCCCGCACCCCGGTCCGCCCGCCGCGCAGCCGCATCTTGATCTCCTGCTCGCGCGGCGGCTCCGGCGGCGGGCCGGCGTCCTCGAACTTCTTGAAGCGGGTCTGCATCGCGTGGTAGCGGTTCGCCATGTCGGGGCTGTTCGCCGCCTGCTGCCGCATCCGCAGGACGAGCGCCTTCAGCCGGGCGTGCTCCTCCTCCCAGCGGCGCAGCAGTTCCTCGAAGCGGGCGAACCGTTCCTTGCGGGCCTCGTGGTACGTGTCGAATCCGGCACCGTGCACCCAGACGTCACTGCCGGCCGGGCTGGGCTCGACGCTGACGATCTTCTCCGCGGCGCGGGACAGCAGCTCCCGGTCGTG harbors:
- the coaA gene encoding type I pantothenate kinase; its protein translation is MITSPTRSTSRRAEPAATPYVDLSRAEWSALRDKTPLPLTADEVERLRGLGDVIDLDEVRDVYLPLSRLLNLYVQATSGLRGALNTFLGDAGNGHGAQRGTPFVIGVAGSVAVGKSTSARILQALLARWPEHPRVELVTTDGFLLPMKELHARGLMSRKGFPESYDRRALTRFVADIKAGKDEVTAPVYSHLIYDIVPGERLTVRRPDILIVEGLNVLQPALPGKDGRTRVGLADYFDFSVYVDARPEDIETWYLNRFRKLRATAFQDPSSYFRKYTQVSEAEAMEYAATMWRTINKPNLVENVAPTRGRATLVLRKGPDHKVQRLSLRKL
- a CDS encoding ATP-binding cassette domain-containing protein — protein: MGHLEAGHLEYYLPDGRVLLGDASFRVADGAVVALVGANGAGKTTLLRLLAGEIQPHGGSVSVSGGLGVMQQFVGSVRDERTVRDLLVSVAQPRIREAAQAVDRAEELILTVDDEAAQMTYAQALSDWAEVRGYEAETVWDMCTMAALGIPYEKAQFREVRTLSGGEQKRLVLEALLRGPDEVLLLDEPDNYLDVPGKRWLEEKLKETRKTVLFVSHDRELLSRAAEKIVSVEPSPAGSDVWVHGAGFDTYHEARKERFARFEELLRRWEEEHARLKALVLRMRQQAANSPDMANRYHAMQTRFKKFEDAGPPPEPPREQEIKMRLRGGRTGVRAVTCTNLELTGLMKPFDLEIYYGERVAVLGSNGSGKSHFLRLLAGEPVAHTGEWKLGARVVPGHFAQTHAHPELLGKTLVEILWTEHAKDRGGAMSVLRRYELERQGDQPFEKLSGGQQARFQILLLELAGTTALLLDEPTDNLDLESAEALQDGLEVYDGTVMAVTHDRWFAKSFDRYLVFGSDGVVRESTEPVWDERRVARAR
- a CDS encoding PH domain-containing protein, producing the protein MADAPEVLCRPVRRRALWWFAAFGAAGSGLAAVGARYGRGPLAVWITVGLSLALLSVLCAYAATSRVGADEYGVHSRTLLRRRDMAWPDIADLRTYLQYGRNQEIRRVSVLLRDGHTRRLPLPMSGTSGDRAEFDAKLAALRALHRRHGDPESDHVPVITGRAAGHSTAVLWLVCVLLLAGAGLAASFVPSVGAEKRAWTAAVPCTAATPATERGECLSTQHAVIARTKISRGNQRSWLYFADGRPLERLGVSQDGAAGFHPGDRVELTVWRHRVRAVATNDHVWRDHFTGAGDVAVVAAGCALAAGYPGARLLLRRRGRRLPDDDVLPSALPFAAALVGTALWLMPLCYLRPTEPLDSPVTLTWAAAGTAVSLGMFTAAWRATRIRTPGDTPPTTTLEQADHFLAARFLDHTDYNPHGFGTHIVLGDGPPAVTPHPGPGRFAARRIPAERLTVTRVRRARGSDGDSVPRGWHIAELDDAGEPVRLAAAPEDLTRIIDALGCVRPAPDAERARP
- the glmM gene encoding phosphoglucosamine mutase encodes the protein MGRLFGTDGVRGVANADLTAELALGLSVAAAHVLAEAGTFEGHRPTAVVGRDPRASGEFLEAAVVAGLASAGVDVLRVGVLPTPAVAYLTGVLGADIGVMLSASHNAMPDNGVKFFARGGHKLADELEDRIETVYEQHRTGEPWARPTGAGVGRISDYAEGFDRYVAHLIGVLPNRLDGLKVVLDEAHGAAAHVSPEAFARAGAEVVTIGAEPDGLNINDGCGSTHLGLLRAAVVEHGADLGIAHDGDADRCLAVDAAGEEIDGDQILAVLALAMREAGQLRKDTVVGTVMSNLGFKIAMEREGIQLVQTAVGDRYVLESMKAEGYALGGEQSGHVIVLDHATTGDGTLTGLMLAARVAATGRSLAELAGVMERLPQVLVNVPDVDKSRVSTSPELATAVAEAERELGATGRVLLRQSGTEPLVRVMVEAADIEQARAVAGRLADVVKSALG
- the rpsI gene encoding 30S ribosomal protein S9; translation: MAETTAETPVTEGEETFAEVTTFESEVPVEGEYTSESLAGRFGDPQPAAGLGRRKNAIARVRIIPGTGKWKINGRTLEDYFPNKVHQQEVNEPFKVLELDGRYDVVARISGGGVSGQAGALRLGVARSLNEADVDNNRATLKKAGFLSRDDRAVERKKAGLKKARKAPQYSKR
- the argG gene encoding argininosuccinate synthase, whose translation is MSKVLTSLPAGERVGIAFSGGLDTSVAVAWMRDKGAVPCTYTADIGQYDEPDIASVPGRAKAYGAELARLVDCRAALVEEGLAALTCGAFHIRSGGRAYFNTTPLGRAVTGTLLVRAMLEDDVQIWGDGSTYKGNDIERFYRYGLLANPHLRIYKPWLDADFVTELGGRKEMSEWLVAHDLPYRDSTEKAYSTDANIWGATHEAKTLEHLNTGVETVDPIMGVKFWDPSVEIETEDVTIGFDQGRPVTINGEKFDSAVDLVMKANTIGGRHGMGMSDQIENRIIEAKSRGIYEAPGMALLHAAYERLVNAIHNEDTLAQYHNEGRRLGRLMYEGRWLDPQALMVRESIQRWVGTAVTGEVTLRLRRGEDYSILDTTGPAFSYHPDKLSMERTEDSAFGPVDRIGQLTMRNLDIADSRAKLEQYAGLGLIGTANPAIGAAQAAATGLIGSLPEGGAQAIASRGEVSEADEMLDRAAMESGTD
- the rplM gene encoding 50S ribosomal protein L13: MRTYSPKPGDVTRQWHIIDAEDIVLGRLATTAANLLRGKHKAIYAPHMDMGDFVIIINADKVHLSGNKKTQKMAYRHSGFPGGLRSVRYDELLAKNPEKAVEKAIKGMIPKNTLGRQMISKLKVYAGDQHPHAAQQPVPYEITQVAQ
- a CDS encoding VWA domain-containing protein, with product MSIDYRKRPKAPTAAVGLEHVAGSAPGLVSLYKTAAVSLAKHRVSGERAAVYLVLDRSGSMRPYYRDGSVQHLAEQTLALAAHLDDDGVVPVVFFSTDIDGTAEISLDAYRDRINPLHESMGHMGRTNYHVAMQAVIDHHTSCGATAPALVVFQTDGSPTSKAAAEHVLCTAAKLPIFWQFIGFGYDDFRFLRKLDELPVPGRRIIDNAGFFAAGPSPKHLDDADLYNQLLQEFPQWLAAARRAGIVRS
- a CDS encoding DUF389 domain-containing protein, coding for MLHLRLIVPADRTDEVVGLLERTVGTAHLAVLPGVARDPVGDVVLCDVAREAGDELIGALRRLGVDEYGSITVENMDLTLSARADRAEEDAPGEGSDAVLWEELTDATHEESTFSVTYVAFLSVATMLAACGVMLDNAILIVGAMAVGPEFGPLAGISTALVQRAPRLAARSLWALVGGFAAAMVLTAGFAWLMDVFGLFSPSMIEAPRPNTAFIWQPDWMSFVVAFLAGIAGTLSLTSAKSGALIGVAISVTTVPAAANAAVAFSYSDYSQMTGSTQQLLANLGGIVVAGTLTLLVQRALWNAMRRRATGNGGRQVTGHS